Proteins found in one Methylophilaceae bacterium genomic segment:
- a CDS encoding M48 family metallopeptidase: MSEFHYIQHYSLALQEQVRQLQAQNKLEDYFDSRYPRSHAIQTSKALFVYCNDIKQRYMRNVSALAKVTYDSRLTMQQHAFGLNTSISRVQGGKLTTKKEIRISDLFKKMPEAFLRMIVVHELAHMKERDHNKAFYQLCEHMEPNYHQLEFDCRVYLSWQAMTDV; encoded by the coding sequence ATGTCAGAATTTCATTATATCCAACACTACTCTTTAGCATTACAAGAACAAGTTCGACAGCTTCAAGCACAAAATAAACTTGAGGACTATTTTGATTCTCGTTATCCGCGATCACATGCTATTCAAACAAGCAAAGCGCTATTTGTGTATTGCAATGACATTAAACAACGTTATATGCGTAATGTCTCTGCACTGGCTAAGGTAACTTATGATAGCCGTTTAACCATGCAGCAACATGCATTTGGCTTAAATACGTCTATTTCTCGTGTACAAGGTGGGAAACTGACAACCAAAAAAGAAATTCGTATCTCTGATTTATTCAAAAAGATGCCAGAAGCATTTTTGCGGATGATCGTGGTGCATGAACTGGCGCACATGAAAGAGCGGGATCACAACAAAGCCTTTTATCAATTATGTGAACATATGGAACCAAACTACCATCAACTTGAATTTGATTGTCGTGTTTATTTGAGCTGGCAAGCAATGACTGACGTTTAA
- a CDS encoding multidrug effflux MFS transporter, producing MLKAHSIFLAYALAALAALAPFAIDTYLPAFHVIGEALGATDLQIQQSLTFYLLPYAAMTLWHGAISDAIGRITTIKWGLGIFVLASIGCALAPNVETLWFFRAMQGVSGGAGNTVARAMVRDLFEGPQAQRVMATVQMLFGIAPAVAPIIGGILLGINWQFIFIFLAIYASFSLWAAVKFLPETMPPEKRLTLSVNNIIASYKIIFSDREYMKLIIAIGANFSGFFLYVLASPVFLTKHLHLSPQQYGYLFIPTVIGMIAGSYLAKRLAGEWPSDRVVKLAYAWMISIALLNVILCLTQSASSVINIVPIALYNIGMAVCMPILSLAALDRHAKIRGTASSGQAFMQMLLSTVSAGIVVPFVWYAPSGLAMAMLGYVLVGLSVITMTRLWQKSHLK from the coding sequence ATTTTGAAAGCACACTCAATATTTTTAGCTTATGCACTCGCGGCACTGGCAGCATTGGCTCCTTTTGCAATTGACACCTATTTGCCCGCTTTTCATGTCATAGGCGAGGCGCTTGGTGCCACTGACTTGCAAATTCAACAAAGTCTGACTTTTTATTTGCTACCCTATGCGGCCATGACTTTATGGCATGGTGCAATATCAGATGCCATTGGACGGATTACCACCATTAAATGGGGGTTAGGTATTTTTGTATTGGCTAGCATTGGCTGTGCATTGGCGCCTAATGTTGAGACACTATGGTTTTTTAGAGCCATGCAGGGGGTAAGTGGCGGGGCAGGGAACACCGTTGCGCGCGCAATGGTAAGAGACTTGTTTGAAGGTCCGCAGGCGCAACGTGTCATGGCTACAGTGCAAATGCTATTTGGTATTGCCCCTGCAGTAGCACCCATTATTGGCGGGATTTTATTGGGGATAAACTGGCAGTTTATTTTTATATTTCTCGCTATTTATGCAAGTTTTAGTTTGTGGGCAGCTGTGAAATTTTTGCCTGAAACGATGCCACCAGAAAAGCGATTGACACTTTCTGTAAACAACATAATAGCGAGTTACAAGATTATCTTTAGCGATAGAGAGTACATGAAGCTGATCATTGCAATAGGTGCCAATTTTTCAGGCTTCTTTCTATACGTATTAGCAAGCCCAGTTTTTTTAACCAAGCATCTACATTTATCACCACAACAATATGGCTATCTATTTATTCCTACTGTGATTGGTATGATTGCTGGATCATACTTAGCTAAACGTCTAGCGGGCGAGTGGCCATCAGATAGGGTTGTGAAATTAGCATATGCGTGGATGATCTCTATTGCTTTGCTCAATGTTATTCTTTGCCTCACCCAGTCAGCTAGTTCTGTTATAAATATTGTACCAATTGCACTGTATAACATCGGAATGGCGGTATGTATGCCTATTCTTTCGCTAGCAGCATTGGATAGGCATGCTAAGATTCGCGGGACAGCCTCTTCAGGGCAGGCGTTTATGCAAATGTTGTTATCGACTGTTTCAGCTGGCATAGTTGTGCCATTTGTTTGGTATGCACCATCAGGATTAGCGATGGCAATGTTAGGGTATGTGTTAGTTGGTTTATCTGTTATTACAATGACTCGCTTGTGGCAAAAAAGCCATTTGAAATAG
- the pqqE gene encoding pyrroloquinoline quinone biosynthesis protein PqqE, whose protein sequence is MTQNSLGESAVQKTVQAQAKNNGVAANITQTQPLWLLAEVTYRCPLHCAFCYNPTDYDKHTQNELSTEQWIKALRDARKMGAIQLGISGGEPLLRDDIEDIVIEAKKLGYYSNLITSGVGLTEKRIQAFKEGGLDHIQLSMHDITEEINNFITNTKTFELKKKVAAMIKNHGYPMVLNVVIHRYNIGHMKEILEMAEALGADYIELANTQYYGWSLVNRSQLMPLKEQVEEAERITNEFREKAGSKMKIFFVVPDYFGDRPKKCMNGWGEVFMIVTANGDVLPCHSARVLPNMEFPNVRDQGLEYAWKESPAFNKYRGDDWMKEPCRSCPEKENDLGGCRCQAFLLSGDAESADPVCSLSPNHYLIEKAIEDSKNPVLSEQPIIFRTDKNSKKYVAGDKERVEDFHALP, encoded by the coding sequence ATGACACAAAATTCATTAGGTGAATCAGCGGTACAAAAAACAGTGCAAGCACAAGCTAAAAACAATGGTGTGGCTGCCAATATTACGCAAACACAACCATTATGGCTACTTGCAGAAGTCACATACCGTTGTCCTTTGCATTGTGCATTCTGTTATAACCCTACCGATTATGATAAGCATACACAAAATGAGCTTTCTACTGAACAGTGGATAAAAGCCTTGCGTGATGCCAGAAAAATGGGCGCTATTCAATTAGGTATTTCAGGTGGCGAGCCGTTATTGCGCGATGATATCGAAGATATTGTGATTGAGGCGAAAAAACTCGGTTATTACAGCAACTTAATTACCTCAGGCGTTGGGTTAACTGAAAAACGGATTCAGGCATTTAAAGAGGGTGGTTTGGATCATATCCAGCTTTCTATGCATGATATTACCGAAGAAATTAATAACTTTATTACTAATACGAAAACCTTTGAGCTCAAGAAAAAAGTGGCTGCTATGATTAAAAATCATGGATATCCGATGGTATTGAATGTAGTGATACACCGTTATAACATTGGCCACATGAAAGAAATTTTGGAAATGGCTGAGGCCTTGGGTGCAGATTATATTGAGTTGGCAAACACCCAATATTATGGTTGGTCTTTGGTTAATCGTAGTCAACTCATGCCGCTTAAAGAGCAAGTGGAAGAGGCAGAAAGAATTACCAACGAATTTAGAGAAAAAGCTGGCAGTAAGATGAAAATATTTTTTGTGGTGCCAGATTATTTTGGCGATAGACCCAAAAAATGTATGAATGGCTGGGGCGAAGTTTTCATGATTGTCACTGCAAATGGTGACGTATTGCCTTGCCATTCTGCTCGCGTATTGCCTAATATGGAATTTCCAAACGTTCGCGATCAAGGCTTGGAATATGCCTGGAAGGAAAGTCCTGCATTTAATAAGTATCGTGGTGATGATTGGATGAAAGAGCCATGCCGTAGTTGCCCAGAAAAAGAGAATGATTTAGGCGGTTGTCGTTGTCAGGCGTTTTTACTTTCTGGTGATGCAGAAAGTGCAGATCCTGTTTGTTCGCTTTCACCCAATCATTATCTGATAGAAAAAGCGATTGAGGATTCAAAAAATCCAGTGTTATCTGAGCAACCTATTATCTTTAGAACGGATAAAAACTCTAAGAAATATGTGGCTGGCGACAAAGAGCGTGTTGAAGATTTTCATGCGCTACCTTAA
- the pqqD gene encoding pyrroloquinoline quinone biosynthesis peptide chaperone PqqD — translation MENNIKHTDIYDIALHHRFQWEEAQNSYVILFPEGMVKLHGGAGEVIKRVNGKATVGEIVSELKAAFPDAENIEADIIGMFDMAVGKAWLRQVN, via the coding sequence ATGGAAAACAATATTAAACATACTGACATTTATGACATTGCTTTGCATCACCGCTTTCAGTGGGAAGAAGCACAAAATAGTTATGTCATTTTATTTCCAGAAGGTATGGTGAAATTACATGGCGGTGCTGGAGAAGTAATTAAGCGTGTTAATGGAAAAGCAACAGTTGGTGAGATTGTCAGTGAATTAAAAGCGGCATTTCCAGATGCAGAAAATATCGAGGCAGACATCATTGGGATGTTTGACATGGCAGTAGGTAAAGCTTGGTTACGTCAAGTTAACTAA
- the pqqC gene encoding pyrroloquinoline-quinone synthase PqqC, translated as MTETNNNLQPWSREEFEEKLREKGRGYHIYHPFHVMMYEGKLTKEQLQSWVANRFYYQIAIPMKDGAILSNCPDVEVRKQWIVRITDHDGIDGAMGGIEAWIELGKAVGLTREQVTSLEMVSPGVRFAVDAYINFAKQRPWQESICSSLTELFAPHIHQQRISSWPSMYPWIDETGLIYFKKRLTEARRDVEQGLDVTLNYFSTSREMQLRALEILQFKLNVLWVIADSIMLASTTITTEGRAYNRQPVIHFN; from the coding sequence ATGACTGAAACTAACAACAACCTACAACCTTGGTCACGTGAAGAGTTTGAAGAGAAGCTGCGTGAAAAAGGCAGAGGCTATCATATTTATCATCCTTTTCATGTGATGATGTATGAAGGCAAACTCACGAAAGAGCAATTGCAAAGCTGGGTGGCTAATCGTTTTTATTATCAAATTGCCATTCCAATGAAAGATGGCGCAATATTATCAAATTGCCCAGATGTTGAAGTGCGTAAACAATGGATTGTGCGTATTACCGACCATGATGGTATCGATGGTGCAATGGGTGGCATTGAAGCGTGGATTGAACTGGGTAAAGCCGTAGGATTGACACGCGAGCAAGTGACTAGTTTAGAGATGGTAAGTCCTGGTGTGCGTTTTGCAGTAGATGCCTACATCAATTTTGCTAAACAACGTCCATGGCAAGAAAGTATTTGTTCTAGCTTGACTGAGTTGTTTGCACCGCATATTCATCAGCAGCGTATCAGTTCATGGCCTAGTATGTATCCATGGATAGATGAAACGGGTTTAATCTACTTTAAAAAACGGTTAACAGAAGCTCGTCGTGATGTAGAGCAGGGTTTGGATGTGACGCTGAATTACTTTAGTACTTCTCGTGAAATGCAATTGAGAGCGTTAGAAATTTTGCAGTTTAAGTTGAATGTTCTGTGGGTTATTGCAGACTCAATTATGTTGGCATCTACAACGATAACGACAGAAGGACGCGCCTATAATCGTCAGCCTGTCATTCATTTTAATTAA
- the pqqB gene encoding pyrroloquinoline quinone biosynthesis protein PqqB has protein sequence MYIHVLGSGAGGGFPQWNCNCENCKGVRAGTIKASPRTQSSIAVSANGTDWILFNASPDIKKQLDSFPGFQPARMVRDTAITAIVITDAQIDHVTGLLTLREHNKPWDIYCTDAVKEDLTTGFPVFNILGHFRGINNHEIATDQSIFTIPTAEGIEFTAVPLLSNAPPYSPHRDNTVPGDNIGMLIKDTRTGKSLFYAPGLGVAEPHVLDYMRNADCILVDGTVWTDDEMSKEGISNKRASEMGHLDQSSDGGIMSILNAMQKPRKILIHINNTNPILNEDSPQRATLNAAGIELAYDGMDITL, from the coding sequence ATGTATATACACGTATTAGGCTCAGGCGCTGGTGGTGGATTTCCTCAGTGGAATTGTAATTGCGAGAACTGTAAAGGTGTTCGCGCCGGCACAATCAAAGCTTCGCCACGCACACAATCATCCATTGCAGTTAGTGCCAACGGTACTGATTGGATATTATTTAATGCTTCACCAGATATCAAGAAACAACTCGACAGTTTTCCAGGTTTTCAACCCGCCCGCATGGTGCGTGACACTGCGATTACAGCGATTGTGATAACAGATGCACAAATCGATCATGTGACTGGTTTATTAACGCTACGTGAACATAATAAGCCTTGGGATATCTATTGTACGGATGCTGTTAAAGAAGACTTAACAACTGGATTCCCTGTTTTTAATATTTTGGGGCATTTCCGGGGGATTAATAATCACGAAATTGCGACGGATCAATCCATATTCACCATTCCAACTGCCGAAGGTATTGAGTTTACTGCTGTACCATTGCTGAGTAATGCGCCACCTTATTCACCACATCGAGACAATACTGTGCCTGGTGACAATATCGGTATGCTGATTAAAGATACGCGCACAGGTAAAAGTCTATTTTATGCGCCCGGCTTGGGCGTAGCTGAACCGCATGTGTTGGATTATATGCGTAACGCAGATTGTATTTTAGTAGATGGCACTGTTTGGACCGATGATGAAATGTCTAAAGAAGGCATAAGTAATAAGCGCGCCAGCGAAATGGGTCACCTAGATCAATCTAGTGACGGCGGCATTATGAGTATTTTAAATGCTATGCAAAAACCAAGAAAAATTTTGATTCATATCAATAACACCAATCCGATTCTGAATGAAGATTCACCGCAGCGAGCAACATTAAATGCAGCAGGCATTGAATTAGCTTACGACGGTATGGACATTACACTTTAG
- the pqqA gene encoding pyrroloquinoline quinone precursor peptide PqqA: protein MWTTPVVTEMRFGFEVTMYVMNK from the coding sequence ATGTGGACAACACCCGTAGTAACAGAAATGCGTTTTGGCTTTGAAGTTACGATGTATGTAATGAATAAGTAA
- a CDS encoding 3-deoxy-7-phosphoheptulonate synthase — MTEYEKQKLEKLATDDVRIIEIKPLIKPAEIIEKLKESDVSTENILATRTAIHRVLHGEDDRLLVVVGPCSIHDTKAGLEYARRLLAVRQHLSDDLLIVMRVYFEKPRTTVGWKGLINDPHLDGSYDINLGLEKARQFLLDVNELGMPAGMEFLDTITPQYTADLVSWGAIGARTTESQVHRELASGLSCPVGFKNGTDGGVGVAIDAIKTASSPHRFLSVTKEGESAIIVTSGNDDCHIILRGGKVPNYEAQDIDTVGNQLKEAGLLPKIMVDCSHANSQKQYAQQINVAANISNQMINGEQRIAGVMLESHLKPGKQVHTPGCELVYGQSITDACLGWEDTEHILLQLADAVRQRRQA; from the coding sequence ATGACTGAATACGAGAAACAAAAACTTGAGAAGCTGGCAACAGATGATGTTCGCATTATTGAAATCAAACCTTTAATTAAACCAGCTGAAATCATTGAGAAGCTAAAAGAGAGTGACGTTAGTACAGAGAATATTTTAGCAACACGCACGGCTATTCATCGTGTATTACATGGTGAAGATGATCGTCTTTTGGTGGTTGTTGGTCCTTGTTCTATTCACGATACCAAAGCAGGCTTAGAGTATGCGCGTCGACTATTAGCGGTTCGCCAACATTTATCAGATGATTTGCTAATCGTGATGCGGGTGTATTTTGAAAAGCCAAGAACAACAGTCGGCTGGAAAGGCTTAATCAATGACCCACATTTAGATGGTAGTTATGATATTAACTTAGGCTTAGAAAAAGCCCGCCAGTTTTTATTAGATGTCAATGAGCTTGGAATGCCAGCGGGTATGGAGTTTTTAGACACAATAACGCCACAATATACCGCTGATTTAGTTAGCTGGGGTGCCATTGGTGCGCGCACAACTGAATCACAAGTGCACAGAGAGTTGGCATCTGGCTTATCCTGCCCAGTTGGTTTTAAGAATGGCACTGATGGCGGTGTAGGCGTTGCAATTGATGCAATTAAAACAGCGAGTAGCCCGCATCGATTCTTATCGGTGACTAAAGAAGGCGAATCTGCCATTATTGTGACATCCGGTAATGATGATTGTCATATTATTTTGCGCGGAGGAAAAGTACCCAATTATGAGGCGCAGGATATTGATACAGTTGGAAATCAACTAAAAGAAGCAGGGCTATTGCCTAAAATTATGGTTGATTGCAGTCATGCCAATAGTCAGAAACAATACGCGCAACAAATCAATGTAGCAGCCAATATTTCAAACCAAATGATCAATGGAGAACAACGCATAGCTGGTGTCATGTTAGAGTCGCATCTAAAACCAGGTAAACAAGTACACACGCCTGGTTGCGAGCTTGTTTATGGCCAATCCATTACTGATGCATGCTTAGGCTGGGAAGATACTGAGCATATTTTATTGCAACTCGCTGATGCAGTTCGGCAGCGTCGTCAAGCATAA
- a CDS encoding histidinol-phosphate transaminase, with protein sequence MSKSSNLAPSYIRAIAPYQGGKPISEIARQFGIDEADIVKLASNENPLGMSPKAQAAIDDAILDIARYPDGNGFLLREAVSQKFNVRPAQIVFGNGSNDILELSARAFLQVGDEAIYSQHAFAVYALVTQAVGATGVVVPAKAFGHDLDAFLTAITPKTRLIFIANPNNPTGTLIEKTVLKRFLQQVPSNVLVVLDEAYDEYLSADHKSEAISWLAEFDNLLISRTFSKAYGLAGLRVGFGLMHADIADILNRVRQPFNVNSLAQAAAVASLDDDDFVMKSYAANQAGMLQLTKGLDQLGLKRIDSYANFISFSVNNAAAVNQQLLERGIIVRPIANYEMPDYLRVSIGLFSENQRFLETLALIVKDND encoded by the coding sequence ATGAGCAAATCATCTAATCTTGCACCATCTTATATCCGTGCTATAGCGCCTTATCAAGGCGGTAAACCTATTTCCGAAATTGCGCGTCAATTTGGTATTGATGAAGCGGACATCGTGAAATTGGCATCCAATGAAAATCCTTTGGGTATGAGCCCTAAAGCACAGGCAGCAATTGACGATGCAATACTTGATATTGCACGTTACCCCGATGGTAATGGGTTTTTGTTGCGTGAAGCAGTTAGTCAAAAATTTAATGTTAGGCCAGCACAAATTGTGTTTGGCAATGGGTCGAATGATATTTTAGAGTTATCGGCTCGTGCGTTTTTACAAGTAGGTGATGAGGCTATCTATTCACAACACGCTTTTGCTGTTTATGCATTGGTGACACAGGCAGTTGGTGCGACAGGTGTTGTTGTCCCAGCAAAAGCATTTGGACATGATTTAGATGCTTTTTTAACCGCCATTACACCAAAAACGCGCTTAATTTTTATTGCCAACCCAAACAATCCAACAGGCACACTCATTGAAAAAACCGTCTTAAAAAGATTTTTACAGCAAGTGCCTAGCAATGTTTTGGTTGTGTTGGATGAAGCTTATGATGAATATTTGTCGGCAGATCATAAATCCGAAGCGATTAGTTGGTTAGCCGAGTTTGATAATCTTCTTATTTCACGCACATTTTCTAAAGCTTATGGTTTGGCTGGCTTGCGTGTTGGCTTTGGTTTAATGCATGCCGATATCGCTGATATTTTAAACCGCGTGCGCCAACCATTTAATGTGAATTCACTTGCACAAGCGGCGGCAGTTGCTTCGTTAGACGATGATGACTTTGTCATGAAAAGCTATGCGGCCAATCAAGCAGGGATGTTGCAATTAACAAAAGGCCTTGATCAATTGGGCTTAAAACGTATTGATTCTTATGCTAACTTTATTAGTTTTTCTGTTAACAATGCGGCAGCAGTTAATCAGCAATTATTGGAACGCGGCATCATTGTGCGTCCCATCGCCAATTATGAAATGCCTGATTATTTACGCGTTAGTATAGGGCTATTTTCTGAGAACCAGCGTTTTTTAGAAACGCTAGCATTAATTGTAAAAGACAATGACTGA
- the pheA gene encoding prephenate dehydratase produces MTDLLKKFRQKIDAIDAQILKLINERANLAREIGHVKEDGVIYRPEREAQVLRAMQAANAGPLSSEAVSNVFRAVMSNCRALEKELSIAFLGPIGTYTEEAALKQFGQGCHAIVCGTIDEVFRTLEADQADYAVVPVENSTEGAVGLTLDLLLSSSLKVCGEVTLPIHHCLLSKQTDIGQISHVFSHGQSLSQCHQWLNKNLPTVQREAVTSNAFAAKMIHDLVATDGTFAAAIASKRAAELFDLNILASNIEDDPKNTTRFLVLGKHDVAASGKDKTSLALSTKNKPGAMFDLLEPLSRHGVSMTKLESRPSKQGLWDYVFFIDIEGHQTDTKVAVAIAELAARASVIKVLGSYPVAIV; encoded by the coding sequence ATGACAGATTTATTAAAAAAGTTTAGACAGAAAATTGACGCAATTGATGCGCAAATACTGAAGCTTATAAACGAGCGAGCAAATCTTGCGCGAGAGATTGGCCACGTTAAAGAGGATGGTGTTATTTATCGTCCTGAGCGAGAGGCACAAGTGTTGCGAGCTATGCAAGCCGCTAATGCAGGGCCGCTTTCAAGTGAAGCGGTGAGCAATGTATTTCGTGCAGTTATGTCTAACTGCCGGGCACTAGAAAAAGAACTATCAATTGCTTTTTTAGGGCCGATTGGCACCTATACCGAAGAAGCGGCATTGAAACAGTTTGGGCAGGGTTGTCATGCTATTGTTTGTGGCACAATTGATGAAGTATTTAGGACATTAGAAGCTGATCAAGCAGATTATGCTGTTGTGCCTGTTGAAAATTCAACGGAAGGCGCCGTGGGTCTAACATTAGATTTATTACTCTCTAGCTCGCTAAAAGTATGTGGCGAAGTAACACTACCTATTCATCACTGCCTATTATCAAAACAAACAGACATTGGCCAAATTTCCCATGTTTTTTCGCATGGGCAATCACTCTCGCAATGTCACCAATGGCTCAATAAAAACTTGCCAACTGTGCAAAGAGAAGCTGTTACCAGTAACGCGTTTGCAGCAAAAATGATTCATGACTTGGTGGCTACAGATGGTACGTTTGCCGCAGCCATTGCCAGCAAAAGAGCGGCAGAATTATTTGATCTGAATATACTCGCATCGAATATTGAAGATGATCCAAAAAATACGACACGGTTTTTAGTATTGGGTAAACATGATGTGGCTGCTTCAGGTAAAGATAAAACATCATTGGCGCTTAGTACAAAAAACAAGCCTGGCGCAATGTTTGATTTGTTGGAGCCTCTTTCACGTCATGGTGTCAGCATGACCAAATTAGAATCTCGGCCTTCAAAACAAGGCTTGTGGGATTATGTATTTTTTATTGATATTGAAGGCCATCAAACTGACACAAAAGTTGCGGTTGCTATTGCTGAATTAGCGGCACGAGCGTCTGTCATAAAAGTGCTTGGGTCTTATCCTGTTGCGATTGTTTAA
- the serC gene encoding 3-phosphoserine/phosphohydroxythreonine transaminase: MKKIYNFSAGPAVLPPSVLKRAQAEMLDWHGSGMSVMEMSHRGKEFLSILAKTEDDFRHLLNIPKTYKVLFLQGGAIAENVMVPLNLLNGKRADYAITGSWSQRSVKEAKMVGNIDVVANSEPFTYVPNFADWTLNTEAAYLHICTNETVNGVEFDGLPDAGDVPIVADMSSHILSRPIDVSKYGVIYAGAQKNIGPAGLCIVIVREDLLNQASPSTPGVFHWKEQAENQSMVNTPPTYGIYMAGLVFEWLLDQGGVVAIEQLNIAKANLLYNYIDSTDFYINDVAIKNRSRMNIPFFLKDETLNDAFIAGAEANGLLQLKGHRSVGGMRASIYNAMPLEGVQALVDYMQIFEQSH, encoded by the coding sequence ATGAAGAAAATCTATAATTTTTCAGCTGGGCCGGCGGTGTTGCCGCCATCCGTATTAAAACGTGCGCAAGCAGAGATGTTAGATTGGCACGGCAGTGGCATGTCGGTGATGGAGATGTCACATCGCGGAAAAGAGTTTTTAAGTATTTTAGCGAAAACAGAAGATGACTTTCGACATTTGCTCAATATACCCAAGACTTATAAAGTGCTTTTTCTACAGGGTGGAGCGATTGCTGAGAATGTGATGGTTCCTCTTAACTTGTTGAATGGAAAACGTGCCGATTATGCGATTACAGGAAGCTGGAGCCAACGCAGTGTAAAAGAAGCAAAAATGGTAGGCAATATTGATGTTGTGGCCAATAGTGAGCCATTTACATATGTACCAAACTTTGCAGATTGGACATTAAATACAGAAGCTGCTTACTTGCATATCTGCACAAACGAAACAGTGAATGGTGTCGAGTTTGATGGTTTGCCTGATGCTGGTGATGTACCGATTGTAGCCGATATGTCTTCCCATATTCTTTCTCGCCCTATCGATGTGTCAAAATATGGCGTTATCTACGCTGGGGCACAAAAAAACATTGGGCCAGCTGGATTGTGTATCGTGATTGTTCGAGAAGATTTGCTCAATCAAGCATCACCCTCAACGCCTGGTGTTTTTCATTGGAAAGAGCAAGCGGAAAATCAAAGCATGGTGAATACCCCGCCCACCTATGGTATTTATATGGCGGGATTGGTATTTGAATGGTTACTTGACCAGGGCGGTGTTGTCGCGATTGAGCAGTTAAATATTGCAAAAGCTAATTTGTTGTATAACTACATTGATTCAACTGATTTTTATATTAACGATGTCGCTATTAAAAATCGCTCACGCATGAACATTCCTTTCTTCTTGAAAGATGAAACACTGAATGATGCGTTTATTGCGGGAGCAGAAGCCAATGGTTTGTTGCAACTAAAAGGACATCGTTCCGTTGGAGGTATGCGTGCTAGCATATACAATGCAATGCCTTTAGAAGGGGTGCAGGCACTCGTCGATTACATGCAAATTTTTGAGCAATCGCATTAG